In one Moritella sp. 5 genomic region, the following are encoded:
- a CDS encoding formate dehydrogenase accessory sulfurtransferase FdhD gives MPQLPKIIKTNSSVEHTMTVDIMDEYGDTMTKEIACEHPLTIYLNWVEIVTVMTLGARPADLVLGYLKNQGFIEDIAAIESVIIDWDTNSAAVITRENTDGLEDQLSKKTVTSGCGQGTMFGNVMKKLEGITLPQPRLRQSKLYGLLEALTHHNATYKAAGAVHGCAVCKDTTILSFVEDVGRHNAVDTLAGEMWLKGQTGEDKIFYTTGRLTSEMVIKVAQMGIPVLLSRSGATQMGYDLAKKLGITMVARAKGNRFQVYNGMANLILDVKGPDAEALAQEQSSTLIGKSA, from the coding sequence ATGCCGCAATTACCAAAAATAATTAAAACCAACTCTTCAGTTGAGCACACTATGACCGTCGACATCATGGATGAATATGGCGATACCATGACTAAAGAGATCGCGTGTGAACATCCGTTAACGATTTACTTAAACTGGGTAGAAATCGTAACAGTGATGACGCTCGGAGCCCGCCCTGCCGACCTCGTGCTTGGATATTTAAAAAACCAAGGTTTCATTGAAGACATTGCCGCGATTGAATCAGTAATTATTGATTGGGATACAAATTCTGCAGCCGTGATCACCCGTGAAAATACTGATGGTTTAGAAGATCAGTTATCGAAAAAAACCGTTACTTCAGGCTGTGGTCAAGGCACCATGTTTGGCAATGTAATGAAAAAACTAGAAGGTATCACACTTCCACAACCTAGATTACGTCAATCAAAACTCTATGGTTTGTTAGAAGCATTAACTCACCACAACGCAACTTATAAAGCGGCCGGTGCAGTGCATGGCTGTGCAGTGTGTAAAGACACCACTATTTTATCGTTTGTCGAAGATGTAGGCCGTCACAATGCAGTTGATACCTTGGCTGGGGAGATGTGGTTAAAAGGTCAAACAGGTGAAGATAAGATCTTTTATACTACAGGCCGCCTCACGTCTGAGATGGTGATTAAAGTAGCGCAAATGGGGATCCCGGTATTATTATCTCGATCCGGTGCTACACAAATGGGTTACGACTTAGCAAAAAAACTGGGTATTACCATGGTTGCTCGCGCCAAAGGTAATCGTTTTCAAGTATATAACGGTATGGCAAACCTAATTTTAGATGTCAAAGGCCCTGACGCAGAAGCGCTTGCACAAGAACAATCATCAACACTAATCGGTAAGAGTGCATGA
- a CDS encoding Ig-like domain-containing protein, which produces MKKINACFNYFFKFALLVFYFVLSGCSDGNDLVLTPSALAERRANSLFNAHEFYSYPSNGQRDVAVNTSVLLSFSHPLDSLSVQNFSLIDSDGNVIEVTSVEVTESSFATDPDNPKANGLALKPKRALKAGEQYTVTYKIGLINEAEGNQKLTVERTMQNPLIFTTRLAKNAAEFALDTNGFYPTNDLPFTTFTSLRLRMTNEIDVKTLVLGETFKFQKIGTTEQIEGDLIAKGRYLTFDPEIDLDVGATYQLIVSNGVKDSLGNSFVGLEKNFTVLDPGKRSFKTMNVTLNTNEQASPYSGELTNGVTIQSILIGNNDTTYINSDLVTEFASLLNFGRSTPLVIRKGSILNSSNLSVKVGGEFSAGYDTGNIRMTTISDATGYLINNTSSDHKYAPKQLHLFMDVAMTADGYTENGKINGRANGGFSQNIMHLEFIGTVRTEGPRMIIDAISEIDLKILGVDDAHAQLSFHMESYTKAEAEALPLTADSLLPVFHSAYPNWNTAHFSLGDNIIITYNKPLDVASLQNLILKDENGMAVETYISQDGASIIIAPIDNLISSTAYTVSGEIKDLAGNSTHVMQSFTTPNKEQGTVFEEHGSPVAPRYTAPTVEGMVPGYSCAFEDTDLGLDIAGRCAGGLKVEVEDKSGKKRGPDQKLNIFSLQEDRDIFVVFSQQMDKASIRLGETCDTGSFRVEIVEPNGSGNCIGTVPGVLNYENKILTFSPDDNWQDQGLNVYRYSLISAEGETKGGVDCSTGEVLCSAQGYPLQTTLLKSDSHESRGGPDMLVPFRAAPADNLVFNPLMMPTTDTNRDYRWDPVKEEVQNGNFALLSILEAKDLLKRGVVGCELDKICSDDYAKTYMSGFMPTEVGEYDAENNRIPVKVHSAQLISSSVDVTVETDIFSMVMTVPTGTMIMRTKYPVINGKTEVPTGYIIWNEEENRLNFKIDLDIYMDNPFMKITFGTHNLHSYPVTLNLQGPLTFLEDGRMNIELKNLNQIELDVEMYILGNIGKMKLAIEPGRMVLQQVSLPMK; this is translated from the coding sequence ATGAAAAAAATAAACGCTTGTTTCAATTATTTTTTTAAATTCGCTCTTCTTGTTTTTTATTTCGTACTTTCAGGTTGTAGTGATGGTAATGATTTAGTTTTAACACCTAGTGCATTAGCTGAACGTCGTGCGAACAGTCTGTTTAATGCTCATGAGTTTTACTCATACCCATCTAACGGTCAGAGAGATGTCGCGGTTAATACCTCTGTACTATTATCCTTTTCGCATCCGTTAGATAGTCTTTCGGTACAAAATTTTAGCTTGATAGACAGTGACGGAAATGTGATTGAAGTGACATCGGTCGAAGTGACTGAGAGTAGTTTTGCAACAGATCCTGACAATCCAAAAGCGAATGGTTTGGCATTAAAACCAAAACGCGCGCTTAAAGCGGGTGAGCAGTATACCGTTACTTATAAAATAGGATTGATTAATGAAGCAGAGGGTAATCAAAAATTAACCGTAGAAAGAACGATGCAAAACCCGCTGATATTCACAACTCGCCTAGCAAAAAACGCCGCTGAGTTTGCATTGGATACTAACGGGTTTTATCCCACGAATGACTTACCGTTTACGACGTTCACGTCATTACGTCTACGCATGACCAACGAAATTGATGTCAAAACCTTGGTATTAGGTGAGACATTTAAATTTCAAAAAATAGGTACGACAGAGCAAATCGAAGGTGATTTGATTGCCAAAGGTCGTTATCTAACATTTGATCCCGAAATCGATCTGGATGTTGGTGCTACCTATCAACTTATCGTCAGTAACGGCGTTAAGGACAGCCTAGGTAATAGTTTTGTAGGCCTAGAAAAAAATTTTACGGTATTAGATCCAGGTAAACGCTCATTTAAAACAATGAATGTTACCCTAAATACGAATGAGCAAGCTTCTCCTTATTCTGGAGAACTCACCAATGGGGTAACGATTCAATCAATACTGATTGGTAATAATGATACAACTTATATTAATTCTGACTTGGTGACTGAATTCGCGAGCTTGCTTAATTTTGGTCGTTCAACACCCCTTGTTATCCGCAAAGGTTCTATTTTAAATAGTTCGAATCTGAGCGTTAAAGTAGGGGGGGAATTTTCAGCAGGTTACGATACCGGCAATATTCGCATGACTACTATTTCTGATGCGACGGGTTATTTAATTAATAATACCAGTTCAGATCATAAATACGCACCAAAGCAATTACACCTGTTTATGGATGTCGCAATGACTGCTGATGGCTATACTGAAAACGGTAAGATAAATGGTAGAGCGAATGGTGGTTTCAGCCAGAATATTATGCATCTTGAATTTATAGGGACGGTTAGAACTGAAGGGCCAAGGATGATCATTGATGCTATCAGTGAAATTGACTTGAAAATTTTAGGTGTTGATGATGCACATGCGCAACTATCATTTCATATGGAGTCATATACTAAAGCAGAAGCAGAAGCACTACCACTTACTGCCGACAGTCTCTTACCTGTATTCCATTCTGCTTACCCTAACTGGAACACTGCGCACTTTAGCTTAGGTGACAATATAATCATTACCTATAACAAACCGCTAGATGTCGCATCATTACAGAATCTTATTCTTAAAGATGAAAATGGTATGGCTGTGGAAACATATATTTCGCAGGACGGTGCTTCCATTATTATTGCCCCTATAGATAATTTAATCTCATCAACGGCTTATACAGTCTCTGGTGAAATTAAAGATCTTGCGGGTAATAGTACCCATGTAATGCAAAGTTTTACGACTCCAAATAAAGAGCAAGGTACTGTGTTTGAAGAGCATGGTAGTCCTGTAGCTCCTCGCTATACTGCCCCTACCGTTGAAGGTATGGTGCCGGGCTATTCTTGCGCCTTTGAAGATACTGACTTAGGGCTGGATATTGCGGGTCGTTGTGCTGGTGGTCTAAAGGTGGAGGTAGAGGATAAATCTGGTAAAAAGAGAGGACCTGACCAAAAGCTAAATATATTTAGTTTACAAGAGGACCGCGATATTTTTGTCGTGTTCAGTCAGCAGATGGATAAAGCCAGTATACGTTTAGGTGAAACGTGTGATACGGGGTCGTTCCGTGTCGAAATTGTTGAACCTAACGGTTCAGGTAACTGTATCGGAACGGTTCCTGGTGTGCTCAATTATGAGAATAAAATCTTAACCTTTTCTCCTGATGATAACTGGCAAGATCAAGGTTTAAACGTATATCGTTATTCTTTAATTTCTGCGGAAGGTGAAACTAAAGGTGGCGTTGATTGCTCTACAGGTGAGGTACTATGTAGCGCACAAGGTTACCCTTTACAAACAACCTTGCTTAAGTCTGATAGTCATGAGAGCCGTGGTGGCCCTGATATGTTGGTGCCATTTCGTGCAGCACCCGCTGACAACTTAGTGTTTAATCCATTGATGATGCCAACAACCGATACCAACCGTGATTATCGTTGGGACCCTGTGAAAGAAGAGGTGCAGAATGGTAATTTTGCCCTGTTATCTATATTAGAAGCAAAGGACCTTTTGAAGCGAGGTGTGGTTGGTTGTGAGTTAGATAAAATATGTAGTGACGATTATGCTAAAACGTATATGAGTGGTTTTATGCCGACGGAAGTCGGGGAGTATGATGCTGAAAATAACCGCATACCGGTTAAGGTCCATAGTGCGCAACTGATATCTTCAAGCGTAGACGTTACGGTAGAAACTGATATTTTTTCTATGGTGATGACTGTTCCAACCGGAACAATGATTATGCGCACTAAGTACCCAGTGATAAATGGTAAAACAGAAGTGCCCACGGGCTATATTATTTGGAATGAAGAAGAGAACAGGCTTAATTTTAAAATTGATTTAGATATATATATGGATAATCCATTCATGAAGATAACTTTTGGTACTCATAATCTTCATAGTTATCCTGTTACTCTTAATTTACAAGGGCCTCTGACATTTTTAGAGGATGGTCGTATGAATATTGAATTAAAGAACTTAAATCAAATTGAGCTCGATGTTGAAATGTATATATTGGGGAATATAGGCAAAATGAAACTCGCTATTGAACCTGGCCGTATGGTGTTACAGCAGGTTTCACTACCAATGAAATAA
- a CDS encoding DUF3306 domain-containing protein encodes MATNFFQRWSSRSLTAKDKASTTLSETNEAVEELTESKQFLEPVYDANAEINQAVTLDKVTNDVVDDAVDKQSDIADKSSDDVLTIADVDSVTFDSGVVSFIKQGVDKSVKKAALAKLFHSDEFNYISDMDDHTEDFSNIPKLDDSIAKQLRGWVKTVLEEPEQETELMSETDRVQEEDRVEDASIERTEEAEMSAVEDETVEPVTEDFKLSQGCDEPHHKIIQQGET; translated from the coding sequence GTGGCAACTAACTTTTTTCAACGTTGGTCTAGCCGCTCTCTGACGGCTAAAGACAAAGCTTCAACAACGTTATCGGAAACGAATGAAGCGGTTGAAGAATTAACTGAATCTAAGCAATTTCTTGAGCCAGTTTATGATGCTAACGCAGAAATTAATCAAGCCGTTACGCTAGATAAAGTGACGAATGACGTTGTCGATGATGCGGTAGATAAGCAGAGCGATATTGCAGACAAGAGCAGTGATGACGTATTAACAATTGCAGATGTAGATAGTGTGACATTTGACAGCGGCGTCGTTTCATTTATAAAGCAGGGGGTTGATAAATCAGTAAAAAAAGCGGCGCTCGCTAAATTATTTCATTCAGATGAATTCAACTATATCAGTGATATGGACGATCATACTGAAGACTTTTCTAATATCCCTAAACTCGACGATAGTATCGCAAAGCAGTTACGTGGTTGGGTTAAGACAGTATTAGAAGAACCTGAGCAAGAAACGGAGTTGATGTCGGAAACGGATCGAGTACAGGAAGAAGATCGAGTAGAAGACGCCAGTATTGAACGAACAGAAGAAGCAGAAATGTCAGCTGTTGAAGATGAAACAGTTGAACCCGTCACGGAAGATTTCAAATTATCGCAAGGCTGCGATGAGCCACATCACAAAATTATTCAGCAAGGTGAGACATAA
- a CDS encoding helix-turn-helix transcriptional regulator → MSEHFPAFMNVKQVAEYLDLNEKKVYTLANDGHLPATKVTGKWLFPKAMLDKWLLESCHNGVLNDRLLIAGSDDPLLQLVVGKMAQKLGSTALVGYTSTGTRQGLAMLSKGHVDICAIHWGHAEEASLRHPALLQQYPGHKNWVLIHAFERQQGLVVNKELADLVNSRSLNLQELLTSRWRWALRQEGAGSMRALGEWLHNHAYTVDMLTAAETCHSERELASCIARGEADVGCASQSTAGEFGLGFIPLSTEAFELVIPKNIYFRTLQQQLLQSLSDMKIQAKGDQLGGYNFSRTGQQVWSAN, encoded by the coding sequence ATGAGCGAACACTTCCCTGCTTTTATGAATGTAAAGCAAGTCGCTGAGTATTTAGACCTGAATGAAAAAAAGGTCTACACACTGGCTAACGATGGCCATTTGCCTGCAACGAAAGTAACGGGTAAATGGTTATTTCCCAAAGCAATGTTGGATAAATGGCTACTGGAGTCTTGTCATAACGGCGTACTAAATGACCGCTTACTCATCGCAGGTTCTGATGATCCACTCTTGCAACTGGTCGTGGGGAAGATGGCACAAAAGCTTGGCAGTACCGCACTGGTTGGTTATACCTCAACAGGCACTCGCCAAGGTTTAGCCATGCTCAGTAAAGGCCATGTGGATATTTGTGCGATACACTGGGGACATGCAGAAGAAGCAAGCTTGCGTCATCCAGCATTATTACAGCAATATCCAGGGCATAAAAACTGGGTACTGATCCACGCCTTCGAGCGTCAACAAGGCTTAGTGGTTAATAAAGAATTAGCCGATTTAGTAAACTCACGCTCTTTAAACTTACAAGAATTACTGACTTCACGCTGGCGCTGGGCACTACGTCAAGAAGGAGCTGGTAGTATGCGCGCCTTAGGTGAATGGTTGCATAATCATGCTTACACTGTCGATATGCTTACCGCAGCGGAAACTTGTCACAGTGAACGAGAGCTAGCGTCTTGCATTGCCCGTGGAGAAGCGGATGTGGGCTGCGCGAGTCAAAGCACTGCAGGCGAATTTGGTTTAGGGTTTATTCCGCTGAGTACCGAAGCTTTTGAACTCGTGATCCCAAAAAATATCTATTTCCGCACCTTGCAGCAACAATTGCTACAGTCGCTATCTGATATGAAAATCCAAGCTAAAGGAGATCAACTCGGTGGTTATAACTTTAGTCGTACAGGTCAACAAGTCTGGAGTGCCAATTAG
- a CDS encoding 4Fe-4S dicluster domain-containing protein yields the protein MLKSILETFTDSNGQARLSAIAGTVELSNLIPPTVSYESRGNLLIIGPHDTITALAPQFSTLNSVTLLATSQAAENTAKTSNDIKVFFSNDVTIKGYLGAFEVNCRVAGTLLDTYINLAEVTIGGDSFDLVVDMSAESIINTEIPAPGYYPVGSGKAAIADVIETLPDMLGTFDKPKYFRLNNDICAHSSRGVSGCTRCVDACPAGALSSNGHAIEINPFLCQGVGTCATACPTEAITYALPDPEKTQNFIYRLLNSYQMAGGVKPTILFFGNRDEENVAAQLPSLPSNVIPIALEELATVGVDTWFSALIYGAHQVLLATNIAYMPATIDRVLKDELAIANNFLTELGFEADRICLFELSSAAEFVAFPASLLPVVDNKIAVMDSGVLAEQLSGTKRDKLFSALDRLHAQSTVRPTLSSVPENAPYGSVECKTDDCTLCMGCVAVCPTRALHAVGGRPGLQFKEQDCVQCGLCEKACPEQVISLKPGVNWDAESRQNTVMIHEEEPACCLSCGKAFAPASMIQMLTEKLQGHSQFQGDAIRRLSMCEDCRVRDIFSDMADDPTSQLRV from the coding sequence ATGTTAAAAAGTATTCTAGAAACATTTACAGATAGCAATGGTCAAGCACGCTTAAGTGCAATCGCTGGTACGGTTGAATTATCGAATTTGATCCCGCCAACGGTCTCTTACGAGAGCCGAGGGAATCTATTGATCATTGGTCCGCACGATACTATTACTGCGCTGGCCCCGCAATTTTCAACACTTAATTCAGTGACACTCCTTGCGACTTCGCAGGCAGCTGAAAACACTGCGAAAACAAGTAATGACATTAAGGTATTTTTTAGTAATGACGTGACAATAAAGGGTTACTTAGGCGCGTTCGAAGTGAATTGCCGCGTAGCTGGTACGTTACTTGATACCTATATCAATCTAGCGGAAGTAACTATCGGTGGTGATAGCTTTGATTTAGTGGTTGATATGAGTGCCGAGAGCATTATCAACACCGAGATCCCTGCACCTGGTTATTACCCTGTCGGCAGTGGTAAAGCGGCGATTGCAGATGTGATTGAAACCTTACCTGACATGCTTGGTACGTTTGATAAGCCTAAGTATTTCCGTCTAAATAATGACATTTGTGCACATTCATCCCGTGGTGTGAGCGGCTGTACACGTTGTGTTGATGCGTGTCCTGCAGGTGCGTTATCAAGTAATGGCCATGCGATCGAGATTAATCCGTTCTTATGTCAGGGGGTTGGTACTTGTGCAACGGCTTGTCCGACAGAAGCGATCACGTATGCATTACCAGATCCAGAGAAAACCCAGAACTTCATTTATCGTTTGTTAAACAGTTATCAAATGGCGGGAGGTGTAAAGCCGACGATCTTATTCTTTGGTAACCGTGATGAAGAAAACGTTGCAGCGCAATTACCGTCATTACCATCGAATGTGATCCCGATTGCACTGGAAGAGTTAGCAACTGTGGGTGTAGATACATGGTTTAGCGCGCTGATTTATGGTGCGCATCAAGTACTGTTAGCAACGAATATTGCTTACATGCCAGCGACAATTGATCGCGTTTTAAAAGATGAGTTAGCCATTGCGAATAACTTCTTAACTGAACTTGGTTTTGAAGCAGATCGCATTTGCTTGTTTGAACTTAGCTCCGCGGCTGAATTTGTGGCGTTCCCTGCATCTTTGTTGCCTGTGGTAGATAACAAGATCGCAGTGATGGATAGCGGTGTATTAGCCGAGCAATTATCAGGGACTAAGCGTGACAAATTGTTTAGTGCATTAGATAGATTACATGCGCAAAGCACAGTTAGACCAACATTGTCTAGCGTACCTGAAAATGCACCTTACGGTAGTGTTGAATGTAAAACAGATGATTGCACGCTATGTATGGGGTGTGTGGCTGTATGCCCAACCCGTGCATTACATGCTGTTGGCGGACGCCCCGGTTTGCAGTTCAAAGAGCAAGATTGCGTGCAATGTGGCTTATGTGAAAAAGCTTGCCCAGAGCAAGTGATTAGTCTTAAACCGGGTGTTAACTGGGATGCTGAAAGCCGCCAAAACACCGTGATGATCCATGAAGAAGAGCCTGCTTGCTGTTTAAGTTGCGGTAAAGCATTTGCGCCAGCATCGATGATTCAAATGCTGACCGAGAAATTACAAGGTCATTCACAATTTCAGGGTGATGCTATTCGCCGTTTATCTATGTGTGAAGACTGTCGTGTACGCGATATTTTTTCTGACATGGCTGATGATCCAACAAGTCAGTTGCGAGTGTAA
- a CDS encoding DUF3305 domain-containing protein: MQQIDEHKRLEKDESSWPIRFRLCSEEKQIGRWTTLSWSIDNVELYDHNHTQDDASTGTCYERVLTLYRDERTDYRFNLSSQDPHLFIVCEENNEQLSPLLITVAQSVASSYMDGDYQVLHIQMPLPVQAWMEAFIGRHGELIEFKKKRYKDKKGRSSGN; this comes from the coding sequence GTGCAACAAATTGATGAACATAAGCGCTTAGAAAAAGACGAATCAAGTTGGCCAATCAGGTTTCGTCTTTGCTCTGAAGAAAAGCAAATTGGACGCTGGACGACGCTGTCTTGGTCTATTGATAATGTCGAATTATATGATCACAACCACACGCAAGACGATGCCAGCACTGGCACCTGTTATGAGCGTGTATTAACGTTATACCGCGATGAACGAACTGATTATCGTTTTAACCTCAGTTCACAAGACCCGCATTTGTTTATTGTTTGTGAAGAAAATAATGAGCAGCTATCGCCGTTACTTATCACTGTTGCGCAAAGTGTCGCAAGCAGTTACATGGATGGCGACTACCAAGTGTTACATATTCAAATGCCCTTACCAGTTCAGGCTTGGATGGAAGCATTCATTGGGCGTCATGGCGAACTGATTGAATTTAAAAAGAAACGTTATAAAGATAAAAAAGGACGTTCAAGTGGCAACTAA